Below is a window of Candidatus Paceibacterota bacterium DNA.
GTTTAGTTTTTGTGTCGGATTGCATATAAACGCTATTGTAACAGAGTTGAAGAGTTTTTTCACTATAAGAAGCCTCTGGTGTAGGAAACACCAGAGGCTTTTGTTTTTTGATTAATTTTTGGAATGCTGATCAAAGCTACCCTGCCACCTTCTCGACTTCGCCTAGCTCATGACTAGTCTCTGCCTCCTCAGCGACATCTCGATATCCTTTTGCCTGCTCGTTAAAAAGCTTGGCATAGAGACCATCCTGGGCAATCAGGGTTTCGTGATCCCCTTCTTCAGCCACCACACCGTTACTGAGGACGATGATTTTATCGACGCCACGTACGGTATTGAAGCGATGACTAATGAGAATGAGGGTGCGTTTACCCGCCACTTCCCCAAGCTTCTCAAAGATACGTGCTTCTGACGATCCATCCACCGAGGCAGTTGGTTCATCGAGTACGAGCACGAGACCTTCTCGATACAGCGCACGGGCCAATGCAATTTTTTGCTGTTGCCCTTTTGACGGTTCTTCACCCCCAAACTCTGTTCCCAGCTGAGTGCTATATTTTCCTGGCCAGACATCAATAAATGAATGGGCTTCTGCAATTTGAGCTGAGCGTCGAGCTTTTTCCTCTGAAACAGCTTCGATACTTCTACCCATTGCAATGGATTCACCTACCAAGAAATCGTAGCCCACCCAGTCCTGTAAAAAGACTGAAAGATACGAATTCCATTCATCGACATCTATTTCCTTGAGATTGACACCATTTACAAAGATGTCACCCTTGCTTGGGTCGTATATTCGAGAGAGAAGTTTGACCATGGTAGTCTTGCCTGCACCATTGTCACCCACAAGGGCAATGCTTTCTCCAGGGTTGATAATGAGGTTTACTCCTTTGAGGGTGTAAGGATCTTCATTGAATACTAGGCCTACCCCGTTTTCCACCTTAGTCTTCGCAGTTTTATTTTCATAACGAAACCATACATCACGAAACTCGATTGTTGGTGGGGTACCAATATTGAGTTTGTGAGGATGTTGGGAGCGCTTGATAAATGGCTTGGTGTCGAGGACTTCAAACATGTCTTCTGCATAGTGACGCTTTTCGTTTTGACGAGCAACGTCATTGAGAAGGCTCGAAATAGATCCCACCATCTGACCCAAAGCACTGACCAAGAAGGTCATCGTACCGAGAGCGATGAGACCACTCCACACATCTTTGACGATGACATAGAGTCCAAAGCCATATCCCATTGCAGCAATTGCCCCTGCACCAATGGTGTAAAAAAGACGTCGGCGATCGACGAGGAGCTGATCATTTTTAAACGAACTCAGCACCCCTTCTACCATTCCAAGCAAACTCTTTTCCGCTTGAAGCATTTTTGTCTGTACCACTCCCACTCTGCTGAGAAAGTGCGTACGGAGATGTTGGTATTTTCTTTGACGGGGACCGTGTTCTGCCCAGAGACTCCATACTTTGTTGCCATATCGTAGCTCAATAATAAATCGAGGAATAGATGTGACGAGTACAGTGATGTAGACCACCGGACTAAAAGTCAGGGCAAAGGACGAAGTCAAGACGATCATGACGATGTTTGAAATATTTGCGAATTGTGTTTCCGCAAGCTCAAACATTGGCCAGATACCTCGATTGAATGCACGGTGAAGAAGATCTTGGAAGTCAGCCTTTTCATAATGACCGAGATCGATTTCTGTACGCTTGCGCAACGTAATAAGATCGAGACCATGCTCGAGCTCCAAACTCCACGCTTTGTCCACATACAGACGAATGGCCGATAGAAAGAGCGAAAGGGCCCAAATGGATGCATAGAGCACCACGAGACCTACAGCTGTTTCGAGCGGACTATGCGTCTTGACGGTATCGACGAGCTTGTTAATCAGTCGGCCCATGATACTCGCTTGGAGCAATGGAACAAGTGCAACAAGAATTGTCAGTGTGCCAATAGTGAGAGTGCGAATTGGCGCAATTTTGTACGCCATAGCAAAAGCACGCAATGTGGTGCGCACGGCACGTTTCAGTGTGTGTAATGTTCTATTCATAGATTTATTCTTTTGTTTGGTTTGATTTTCTGTTTTGGTTCTTGATTTCCTGCTCTTTTTACCTGTGATGAATAGAAAAAAATCCTATTCATAGGTATGAGACGATTTGAGGTCAAATCTTAGTATAATTTTGAGAAAAAAATAAGCATGTTTAGTGCATTAAAGTTAAAAAAGTTAAGCCTTACCATAGATACCCACCCCAATCGCTTGCCGCACTTTGAGCATTTTTGCTTCAGCACGAGCGCAAGCTTTTTCACCACCTTTATGAAGAATGTCTATGACTCTGCCCATATTAGACGCGAGAGCCTCCCTTTTATTACGAAGGGGTGTAATAAAAGCTATTAAATCAGCCGCCAAAGCCTCTTTAAGCTCCTTATATTTACCTTTTTTTTCTGTATAGAGTGAGTCTAGGTAAGCGGAGTCGCGTAGGAGTGAATGAATAGCCCGAACATTGACCGGCTCACCCCCAGACGAATCAGTCACGATACCCATGACCAGCTTAGTGATTTCTTCATCGCTTGCAAAAAGCGGAATAGTGTTGTGGTGACTTTTGCTCATCTTCTGACCATCTATGCCGGGAACAACAGCTACATCACTAAGAATAAGGGCTTCGGGATTTTTGAAAGTTTCTTGGCCAAAAATTCGATTAAATTTTTCAGCCGTATCGCGTGCAATCTCGACATGCTGTTTTTGATCCTGCCCAACAGGTACGACATCGGCGTCTGGAAGCAAAATATCAGCAGCCATCAAAAGTGGGTAGTCAAAAAGTCCCACATTTATTTCCTTGTTTTTAGCCTCGGCATCCTTGAAAGCGTGGGCTCGCATAAGGTATGGCATAGTGGTCAGGCAGTTGAAAATCCAACCAAGCTCAGTCACTTGAGGTACATCAGATTGCTTAAATAAAGTTATTCTCTCCGGGTCAAGACCAATGGCTAGATAGTCAAGAGCGACGTCAAGGATAGCCTGCTTCATCTCGAGGCCATTTTGCACTGTAGTCAAGGCATGAAGGTCGGCAATAAAAATATAGCTATCATAGTCTCCTTGCAAGTCTACAAACTGCTTCATGGCACCGAAATAATTGCCAATATGGGGCCGGCCGGTTGGTTTGACACCGGAGAGGAGGATTTTTTTGGGGGTATTAGACATGGAGTAATGATAGCAGAAAGTGGCACGAGAATCTATATTTCCTTATTTAGCTCCCCGCTTCTTCATTCAACTTTTCGATAATTTTTTGCAGATATGAAGCGCCTTCTTCATAAGAAAGATTTGCTGGAATTTTAGTCAGTTTGCCAACTTTGATTGAGAGGCGTCCACGGATAGCTTTGACACCACCATGAGCCAATAAGTCTTGAGGCAAATGATAACGAAAAGCGACTGGCAGGACAGGCACGCCAGTCTGGAGTGAAAGAGCCGAGACACCACGTTTAAACGGCGCTATACCGCCTTTTAAGACCATTTTACCTTCGGGATAGATAGCCACGACTCCATTCTCAGCTAGGATCTGCTTGGGGGTGACAAGGGCTTTTTCTAGACCCTCCCCTCGTACTACATCAAACACCCCGAAGATTTTATAGGCCAGCGGTATGATACCTATTGAATAGAAAAAATTGAGGC
It encodes the following:
- a CDS encoding lysophospholipid acyltransferase family protein, which gives rise to MSVMTPGAAHVTAQPQVNISKATFVAPASTVKSLPHNFSFKNLYIKFNQYFSFLLVYPIFSLFFKVKISGRENLAGVNAPLIIAANHIGWYDSFLFRMLVSGHSRLLPLRFMGTKIFLHFGLNFFYSIGIIPLAYKIFGVFDVVRGEGLEKALVTPKQILAENGVVAIYPEGKMVLKGGIAPFKRGVSALSLQTGVPVLPVAFRYHLPQDLLAHGGVKAIRGRLSIKVGKLTKIPANLSYEEGASYLQKIIEKLNEEAGS
- a CDS encoding ABC transporter ATP-binding protein, whose translation is MNRTLHTLKRAVRTTLRAFAMAYKIAPIRTLTIGTLTILVALVPLLQASIMGRLINKLVDTVKTHSPLETAVGLVVLYASIWALSLFLSAIRLYVDKAWSLELEHGLDLITLRKRTEIDLGHYEKADFQDLLHRAFNRGIWPMFELAETQFANISNIVMIVLTSSFALTFSPVVYITVLVTSIPRFIIELRYGNKVWSLWAEHGPRQRKYQHLRTHFLSRVGVVQTKMLQAEKSLLGMVEGVLSSFKNDQLLVDRRRLFYTIGAGAIAAMGYGFGLYVIVKDVWSGLIALGTMTFLVSALGQMVGSISSLLNDVARQNEKRHYAEDMFEVLDTKPFIKRSQHPHKLNIGTPPTIEFRDVWFRYENKTAKTKVENGVGLVFNEDPYTLKGVNLIINPGESIALVGDNGAGKTTMVKLLSRIYDPSKGDIFVNGVNLKEIDVDEWNSYLSVFLQDWVGYDFLVGESIAMGRSIEAVSEEKARRSAQIAEAHSFIDVWPGKYSTQLGTEFGGEEPSKGQQQKIALARALYREGLVLVLDEPTASVDGSSEARIFEKLGEVAGKRTLILISHRFNTVRGVDKIIVLSNGVVAEEGDHETLIAQDGLYAKLFNEQAKGYRDVAEEAETSHELGEVEKVAG
- the trpS gene encoding tryptophan--tRNA ligase; translated protein: MSNTPKKILLSGVKPTGRPHIGNYFGAMKQFVDLQGDYDSYIFIADLHALTTVQNGLEMKQAILDVALDYLAIGLDPERITLFKQSDVPQVTELGWIFNCLTTMPYLMRAHAFKDAEAKNKEINVGLFDYPLLMAADILLPDADVVPVGQDQKQHVEIARDTAEKFNRIFGQETFKNPEALILSDVAVVPGIDGQKMSKSHHNTIPLFASDEEITKLVMGIVTDSSGGEPVNVRAIHSLLRDSAYLDSLYTEKKGKYKELKEALAADLIAFITPLRNKREALASNMGRVIDILHKGGEKACARAEAKMLKVRQAIGVGIYGKA